The Watersipora subatra chromosome 1, tzWatSuba1.1, whole genome shotgun sequence genome has a window encoding:
- the LOC137385351 gene encoding uncharacterized protein → MFWTDSNIVLGYLNNDCRRFHMYVANRVKEIKLHTDTKKWNYVTTADNPADIVSRGSSTSGLISSPNWFQGPKFLHKLDISVYTHSNKADAVLPENDPELRKVTSHATTRTSNITQKFNIYSNWMTLIRSIAILKKFARQKTWKITETTPSELQEAEIFIILEIQTTAYPTKAKNKSLTKLHPYVDNNGLVRVGGRLENQTDLTMEEKHPVLIPKHTHVSYLIAKHYHERIYHLGRRSTLAAIREAGYWLVNSTGQIKNLIGKCVNCKRLRKAPATQLMGQLPEERLARTPPFTHVGVDVFGPFYVKERRTELKRWGLITACLYSRAIHIEILEDMSSDSLIQALRCFMAIRGPIQTIVCDNGTNLVGAKNELEKQFDLAHPDLKQYLQKNKIIFKFNSPNASHQGGATERLIRSVRAVLNGMALKFKHKMDTKTLRTALCEAANIVNNRPLNATSIVSPEDEIHTPNHLLTSKRSTLVAPPPGEFPDENLYSRARWKISQRMADEFWLAWKTEYLNSIIPRQKWKTERKNIKVGDIVMILDENVARSDWKIGKVTQTSPGKDGLVRNVEVILGNRHIDSEGKQLQPPTVLRRAVNKIVLLLRS, encoded by the coding sequence ATGTTCTGGACGGATTCCAATATCGTTCTAGGCTACCTCAACAATGACTGTCGAAGATTCCACATGTACGTCGCGAACCGTGTCAAAGAAATAAAACTTCACACAGACACTAAAAAATGGAACTATGTAACAACAGCAGACAACCCCGCAGACATTGTGTCCCGTGGATCATCCACTAGTGGTCTCATATCAAGTCCAAATTGGTTCCAAGGACCGAAGTTTCTACACAAACTAGACATTTCAGTGTATACTCATAGCAACAAAGCTGATGCTGTTCTTCCCGAGAATGATCCAGAGCTACGCAAGGTAACCTCTCATGCTACAACGAGGACCTCGAATATCACGCAGAAATTCAATATATACAGTAACTGGATGACGCTCATCAGAAGCATAGCTATTCTGAAGAAATTCGCAAGACAAAAGACCTGGAAAATAACCGAAACAACGCCAAGCGAGCTACAAGAGGccgaaatttttattatcttagaGATTCAAACCACAGCTTACCCAACGAAAGCAAAGAATAAATCTCTTACTAAACTACACCCATATGTGGACAACAACGGGCTAGTGCGTGTTGGTGGGAGACTGGAAAACCAAACAGACTTAACTATGGAGGAAAAGCACCCAGTTCTAATACCGAAACACACCCATGTGTCATATCTGATTGCCAAACACTATCATGAAAGAATCTATCATCTGGGACGGCGAAGCACGTTGGCAGCAATAAGAGAAGCTGGATACTGGTTAGTGAACAGCACCGGACAAATTAAGAACTTGATAGGAAAGTGTGTAAACTGCAAACGCTTGAGGAAGGCTCCCGCGACTCAACTAATGGGACAACTTCCAGAAGAAAGGTTAGCCCGCACACCACCCTTTACTCACGTAGGCGTTGACGTATTCGGTCCATTCTATGTCAAAGAAAGACGAACGGAGCTAAAGCGATGGGGGCTGATAACTGCATGTTTGTACTCCAGAGCCATCCACATCGAAATTTTGGAGGACATGAGCTCCGACAGTCTGATCCAGGCACTAAGATGTTTCATGGCTATCCGGGGTCCAATTCAAACAATTGTATGCGACAACGGAACCAACTTGGTTGGTGCTAAAAACGAGCTGGAAAAACAGTTTGACCTGGCTCACCCTGACTTGAAGCAGTACTTGCAGAAAAACAAGATTATCTTCAAGTTCAACTCGCCAAATGCAAGTCACCAAGGTGGCGCCACAGAAAGACTGATCCGATCAGTGCGTGCAGTACTCAACGGCATGGCACTGAAGTTCAAACACAAGATGGACACAAAAACTTTGAGAACAGCACTGTGTGAAGCAGCCAACATTGTCAACAACAGACCATTAAATGCCACCTCAATCGTCTCTCCCGAAGACGAAATCCACACTCCTAACCACCTCCTGACCTCGAAACGGTCGACACTGGTAGCACCTCCACCGGGTGAGTTTCCTGACGAGAACTTGTACAGTAGGGCTAGATGGAAGATATCACAGAGGATGGCGGATGAATTCTGGCTGGCTTGGAAGACGGAGTACTTGAACTCAATAATTCCGCGACAGAAATGGAAAACAGAGCGTAAGAATATTAAGGTGGGAGATATCGTTATGATATTGGATGAAAATGTGGCTAGATCTGACTGGAAGATTGGCAAGGTCACACAGACATCACCAGGAAAGGATGGCCTAGTCAGGAACGTAGAAGTCATACTCGGAAACAGACACATCGATAGTGAAGGGAAGCAACTACAACCCCCGACTGTGTTGAGGAGAGCAGTTAATAAAATTGTGCTTCTCCTGAGATCATAA